A window from Prosthecobacter algae encodes these proteins:
- a CDS encoding choice-of-anchor Q domain-containing protein, translating into MKAVFASFSLALVVLISASAVRADSWTTQAWTGDASTGIVNGETLWAYRFGDVGDATVNGVAVPVLTTPGASVANQLALSGFTDVIGFSDSNELTALGGTASARLATRFVYGGVPTETVTVRSQSLNTGHTYVMSFYTVGWDGDGVEERRVKFISGADELSVNQNMLGGNKGLRIDCTFTATTGDRPFVIQVDNAFNRTLHLYAVALKKVAIQTNLVLSSSANPVLPGDPVNFTASVTPVSGGSTATGSVVFKDGSTTLDTVALNGSGVATYGSSVLSEGSHNITATYGGSATLHGKVSPVLAQVVSKGNTSVTLASSLNPALPGASVTFTATVAALSGGGTPTGSVVFQDGSTTLSTVAINGSGVATYSSSALAEGAHYITASYGGSSRYNSSVSPVLTQSMTGTFTVTSTASSGAGSLAETFAAAVPGSFVVFHPSLAGQVLQMPASEIILNKNITLDASALTGGVILQGNGSSRLFYIPAGQGVTFKNLTFTGGGGVGTANTGRGGAVLNAGALTVMDCQFTGNSGVIGGALASGYSTQPSSLILQRCVISGNTVVGGHGGGVANVVINGSTATASMEDCTVTNNTATGNAGGVYNVASNGTANMTVKQCTLAHNSAQLHGGGVHNVATATGTASLMLTHCTLTRNTAAFQGGGLAQEQTAPGVSTTSLVSCIIAGNTAPTTRDVRRISGTMTSLGTNLIGTTTNSFVNWLGTDLTGNLDAILDARLAPLGHYGGVTQTCPPLLGSPALDAAPTPAFLTDQRGQPRLRDGDGNGSELADIGAVETVVFHVDVAEDELEVPAGVGDVSLREALRDAPSGAIITFAPGLAGVTLDPILGALSFTRSLVVDASSLTAGFGITLGSGSHRLLTVAPGVTASLFQVHFTGGAANVPLNGGGIFNEGALHLTRCSLTGLKSLGSGGAISTNSALTLHQCMLSENNAAGSGGAIQMTAGTLAITDSTMAGNLAGAHGGAIRMDAGMTTLSQSTLHGNTGPATGGGLSVFGGSVSLTHCTVAGNLSPEGSGGGLYLINGSSLSLHNTMVAGNGSLSPGADLDFQGATLTRTGANLIGNHAGASADFPAGLPNVNGDYVGTAAAPLDALLGPLADNGGPTQTRLPLVGSPVLDRATGIISALDQRGLSRPRDGNGDFVFVADIGAVEAGDAPTLVVNTLADELDTPPGASLSLREAIREAPAGTIITFAPALSGQTLVFDSVKAQMELNKAITLDASTLPAGLTLDAGSGANRHFEIDALTKTTIRNLTFVGGGGVGTTNSGYGGAIQCLAPLSLIDCTFHHNSAVAEGGAVDANVYLVQMTRCTFYDNTSSSDGGAISAFGSPMILDHCTLTRNHANGGNGGALSARNGTKLTLTHCTLSGNTSNNSNGGIAIFIQAGDSLTLNSTILAGNLGQDLRLSGSSPDLGQITPSSGGGNVLGLDGFFANYNQPTDIRNVTASQLNLAELGRYGGLTDTMPPLPNSPAIDRASASTATTDQRGFVCPADGNLDNNAVADSGAAESFVVSINAPGDQLDTPSGAQVTLREAVRDAPVGAVLTSTDFVGSRQFLSSGELMVDKSLILAGSSALRIQVGHPESRAIHVLPGVCFHLSRVDFQGAPALNSDGIAIGFSAGLGAVENGKGGAILNQGTLSLADCTLSLNGASQGGAIANGMAATPSRLTLKRCTLSGNQASTQGGAIYNSTAGGGAATVELENCLIFSNASLRHGGALANSSGNGPATLAALHCTVMNNTAASSGGGLYNNQGMGAAITTLTSTIVAGNTAPTGPDVQRASGTFTSNGTNLIGIGDAGGVTWAGSDLTGTAASPLSPQVNLATNTFFPLPGSPVLDAAGATTVILDRNRQPRVVDGNFTGGAQPDMGAVEAPAVLVTTAADELDTPAGANVSLREALRDAASGSIIRIGDALNGQTLTLNPSLGQMGNNGNSLYLDAGHLAAGFTLDAAGASRIFQFANGAAEVRLRGLTLKGGKVTGNGGAILNGARLSLENCWFTGNSVTGNGGAVSMGTAGGNVVMQGCTFTDNTATFRGGAVCYESGFLQQQVIQCTFSGNRAGSRGGGLYDAGVQIKISQSTFTGNEAASLRGGGVVVENCRDGATVDNCIIAGNRAPASPDLVVENSTFTRTGANVIGVEPATGTPVPAGLPNTNGDYVGSAASPLNALVASVGLYGGRTPTCPPMPGSPALDRAVGMTSITDQRGLTRSVDGDFNGSALPDIGAAESVIVRVDVAEDELDVPAGANDVSLREALRDAPEGAIIGFDPNLSGLTLGASGVLVPLRSVIISASGLAAPVTLTPQVGRPIFYLPSQRSLGLSHLNLTGANVSGANGAAIASDGSLSLSDCRLTSNITNFDGGAVAVNDGSLAINRCVFSGNQADNGGAIVLLSFGPSMNPRLTVEDSVFLTNLCPGRGGAISHYAQGGGSCQSTVRRSLFTGNQANAGGAVHHWANGGRSEVTLESCTFQANQVSGGGGAVFALCGSQGTATTTLNQCTIHQNSMASDGAVVSLADAAGSSSQMRLNRCTLAGNTTTASGGAVTALGFSGAASSITLDGCIIAGNSPAGTSPEVTVIGSGTLTSLGNNLIGQADGGGVTWQDTDLTGTTAEPLDPMLAPLGDYGGATQTLPPLPGSPARDPENGATTAPLFPLNVDQRGQPRLQGARVDIGAVEAGAADAPGTLAFAGPVVRVSEDAGLASIPVYRTGGSIGTLTVDYLTTLLGTDPGLASSADFIPVSDTLTFAPGQAVANIQIPIFPDPSLKEPHENFLLTLSNVTGGGALGAQSSTTVRILDTVDASVPSLVLTTPKANAIFTAAQGPQIAVTGSAKDDKGIQAVQVQINGGAFVDAALLPTVPGINPTFSLGVTAIPGVNQLVVRSVDERGKVSALTKRSFTYRVTSVLTVNIPATFDAETNTNLVRGAVALPASVDKAVANTYYVGLPIKLTAKALPGYAFSHWSVNKAGTGWSEFNSHLPSYTFIMQPGLTVTAQFTKNFFTPEITGTYSGLILPSTVSPAPAGTLPGNANTGLFTLTLSSTGAMSGTLKVDGASLPFKALMTHGGAVRFGTGAASSDTLKILRKGKADLELTFGLASRNPARMTGVLTQKQGAATLAVSNFVADRAHYSAKSKVPTALVSGASQRFNLTFPAVPQGALTAADYPPGTGIGSMILSSSGSVKFAGTLADNTPFIASAALSAYHQAPLFVSLYANKGHLAGPVTLVPVSNPGYDTFGVNYLWNRPAQLPNKMQWYPDGWPGGINLDMVGARYSVPAASENTSVIPELGPIDLTNSIGNATLTFMDGLLAAPLMFPVNISPKNVVTPLPLKTKNFSMKLVPATGEISGSFLHTDGKLPAYKATTLQKAGDYQGTFGYFLSAPTKPINGMGQGGAVMLLPVAGP; encoded by the coding sequence ATGAAAGCCGTCTTCGCTTCTTTCTCCCTCGCGTTGGTTGTTTTGATTTCGGCTTCTGCGGTCCGGGCGGATAGCTGGACCACGCAGGCTTGGACGGGCGATGCCAGCACGGGCATCGTCAATGGGGAGACGCTGTGGGCCTATCGGTTTGGTGATGTGGGGGATGCGACCGTCAATGGCGTCGCCGTGCCCGTGCTCACGACCCCTGGAGCATCCGTGGCGAATCAACTGGCCTTGAGCGGTTTCACGGACGTCATCGGTTTTTCAGACTCGAATGAACTGACTGCCCTGGGGGGCACGGCCAGCGCACGTTTGGCCACCCGTTTTGTCTATGGCGGTGTGCCCACGGAGACAGTCACGGTGCGCAGTCAGAGCCTCAACACCGGGCACACCTATGTCATGTCCTTTTACACGGTCGGCTGGGATGGCGACGGGGTGGAGGAGCGGCGGGTCAAGTTCATCTCCGGGGCGGATGAACTGAGCGTGAATCAAAATATGTTAGGCGGTAACAAGGGCCTGCGGATTGACTGCACCTTCACTGCCACCACCGGGGACCGGCCTTTTGTGATCCAGGTGGACAATGCCTTTAACCGCACGCTTCACCTGTATGCGGTGGCCCTCAAAAAAGTCGCGATCCAGACCAATCTCGTCCTGAGCAGCAGCGCGAATCCGGTGCTGCCGGGGGACCCGGTCAACTTCACGGCCTCCGTCACCCCTGTCTCAGGCGGGAGCACGGCCACAGGGTCGGTGGTGTTTAAAGATGGCAGCACCACGCTGGATACCGTGGCGCTCAATGGCAGCGGCGTGGCCACCTACGGCAGCAGCGTCCTGAGTGAGGGCAGCCATAACATCACCGCGACCTACGGTGGCAGTGCCACGCTGCATGGCAAGGTATCGCCCGTGCTGGCGCAGGTGGTCAGCAAAGGGAATACCAGCGTCACTCTGGCCTCCAGCCTCAATCCGGCGCTGCCGGGTGCATCGGTCACTTTCACTGCCACCGTGGCCGCTCTATCAGGCGGGGGCACACCCACGGGATCAGTCGTTTTTCAAGACGGCAGCACCACCCTCAGCACCGTCGCAATCAATGGCAGCGGCGTGGCCACCTACAGCAGCAGCGCTCTGGCGGAGGGTGCCCATTACATCACCGCTAGCTACGGCGGCAGCAGCCGCTACAACAGCAGTGTTTCGCCTGTCTTGACTCAGTCGATGACGGGCACCTTCACCGTCACCAGCACGGCGAGTTCCGGCGCAGGCTCCTTGGCGGAGACCTTTGCCGCTGCCGTCCCGGGCTCCTTTGTGGTGTTCCATCCCAGCCTGGCCGGGCAGGTCTTGCAGATGCCTGCCAGTGAGATCATCCTGAACAAAAACATCACGCTGGATGCCTCGGCCCTGACGGGTGGTGTGATCCTTCAGGGCAATGGCAGCAGCCGTCTCTTTTACATTCCGGCGGGCCAAGGGGTGACTTTTAAAAACCTCACCTTCACGGGTGGTGGGGGTGTGGGCACGGCGAATACCGGGCGCGGCGGCGCGGTGCTGAATGCGGGTGCACTGACGGTCATGGACTGCCAATTCACCGGCAATAGCGGGGTGATCGGTGGGGCGCTCGCCTCTGGTTACTCCACCCAGCCCTCGTCGCTGATCCTGCAGCGCTGTGTGATCTCTGGGAACACCGTGGTCGGCGGGCATGGCGGCGGGGTGGCCAATGTGGTGATCAATGGCAGCACGGCCACGGCTTCCATGGAGGACTGCACGGTCACCAACAACACCGCCACGGGCAATGCGGGTGGCGTTTACAACGTCGCCAGCAACGGCACGGCGAACATGACGGTGAAGCAGTGCACTCTCGCTCACAATTCCGCCCAATTGCACGGAGGCGGGGTGCACAACGTGGCCACCGCGACCGGGACTGCGAGTTTGATGCTGACCCATTGCACCCTCACCCGAAACACGGCCGCTTTTCAAGGCGGCGGGCTTGCACAGGAACAAACAGCACCGGGCGTCTCCACCACCTCCCTCGTCTCTTGCATCATTGCTGGAAATACGGCTCCTACGACCCGGGATGTGCGGCGGATTTCAGGCACGATGACCAGCCTGGGAACGAACCTCATCGGCACCACCACGAACAGCTTCGTGAATTGGTTAGGCACAGATCTGACGGGCAACCTTGATGCAATCCTGGATGCACGGCTGGCCCCGCTGGGCCACTACGGCGGCGTCACGCAGACCTGCCCACCACTGCTGGGCAGCCCCGCTCTGGATGCTGCGCCCACGCCTGCCTTCCTCACGGATCAGCGGGGGCAGCCTCGGCTGCGGGATGGGGATGGCAATGGCAGCGAGTTGGCAGACATCGGCGCGGTGGAGACTGTCGTCTTTCATGTGGATGTGGCGGAGGATGAACTGGAGGTGCCAGCGGGTGTGGGCGATGTCTCCCTGCGTGAGGCCCTGCGGGATGCGCCCAGCGGGGCCATCATCACCTTTGCCCCAGGCCTGGCGGGTGTGACGCTGGACCCCATCCTGGGCGCCCTTTCCTTCACCCGCTCGCTGGTGGTGGATGCGTCCAGCCTGACTGCGGGTTTTGGCATCACGCTGGGCTCCGGCAGTCATCGGCTGCTCACCGTTGCCCCAGGTGTCACGGCGAGTTTGTTTCAGGTCCACTTCACAGGTGGGGCGGCTAACGTGCCTCTGAATGGAGGCGGTATTTTCAATGAAGGGGCGCTGCACCTCACGCGCTGTTCCCTCACGGGGCTGAAGTCACTGGGGAGCGGCGGTGCCATCTCCACCAACAGCGCCCTGACCCTGCACCAGTGCATGCTATCAGAAAATAATGCCGCAGGTTCTGGCGGGGCCATCCAGATGACGGCAGGCACCCTGGCGATCACGGATTCCACCATGGCTGGCAACCTCGCCGGTGCCCATGGCGGTGCGATCCGGATGGATGCTGGGATGACGACACTGAGCCAATCCACCCTGCATGGAAATACAGGTCCGGCCACCGGCGGTGGCCTCTCCGTCTTCGGGGGGAGTGTCTCGCTCACGCATTGCACGGTGGCCGGAAACCTTAGCCCGGAGGGCTCCGGCGGCGGTCTGTACCTGATCAATGGCAGCAGCCTCAGCCTGCACAATACGATGGTCGCGGGCAATGGCAGCCTGAGTCCTGGAGCGGACCTGGACTTCCAGGGGGCGACGCTGACACGCACGGGGGCCAACCTCATCGGCAACCATGCCGGTGCCAGCGCAGACTTCCCGGCAGGTCTGCCCAATGTCAATGGCGACTACGTGGGCACGGCGGCTGCCCCCTTGGATGCGTTGCTCGGGCCTCTGGCGGATAATGGCGGCCCCACGCAGACCCGCCTGCCATTGGTGGGAAGCCCTGTCTTGGATCGAGCCACAGGCATCATCTCCGCGCTGGATCAGCGCGGCCTTTCGCGGCCTCGGGATGGCAATGGCGACTTTGTTTTTGTGGCCGACATCGGCGCGGTGGAAGCGGGGGATGCGCCCACACTGGTGGTCAATACGCTTGCGGATGAACTGGACACCCCGCCCGGAGCCAGCCTGTCCCTGCGTGAAGCCATCCGGGAGGCACCTGCGGGCACCATCATCACCTTTGCCCCGGCTCTCTCCGGCCAGACACTGGTCTTTGATTCGGTCAAAGCGCAGATGGAATTGAACAAAGCAATCACGCTGGATGCATCCACTCTGCCAGCCGGGCTCACCCTGGATGCAGGCTCAGGTGCCAATCGGCACTTCGAGATCGATGCGCTAACCAAAACCACGATCAGAAACCTCACCTTCGTGGGCGGCGGTGGGGTCGGGACGACCAACTCCGGCTATGGTGGGGCCATCCAATGCCTCGCCCCCCTCAGTCTCATAGACTGCACTTTTCATCATAACTCGGCGGTGGCGGAGGGCGGGGCTGTAGATGCCAATGTTTACCTCGTTCAGATGACCCGCTGCACGTTTTATGACAACACATCTTCGAGTGATGGCGGCGCTATTTCTGCTTTTGGCTCCCCGATGATCCTTGATCATTGCACGCTGACTCGGAACCATGCCAACGGCGGTAATGGCGGTGCGTTATCTGCCCGCAATGGCACCAAGCTGACCCTCACGCACTGCACCCTCTCTGGAAATACCTCCAACAACAGCAACGGCGGCATCGCTATCTTCATTCAGGCAGGTGACAGTCTAACTTTAAACTCGACCATCCTGGCTGGAAATCTCGGGCAGGATTTACGACTCTCCGGTTCTTCGCCAGACCTAGGGCAAATCACCCCCAGCAGCGGCGGCGGCAACGTGCTGGGCCTGGATGGTTTTTTTGCGAACTACAATCAGCCCACGGACATCCGCAATGTCACCGCCAGCCAGCTCAACCTCGCCGAACTGGGCCGCTATGGTGGTCTCACGGACACCATGCCGCCTCTGCCCAACAGTCCGGCCATCGACCGCGCCAGCGCCTCCACCGCCACCACGGACCAGCGCGGGTTTGTTTGCCCGGCGGATGGCAACTTGGATAACAACGCCGTGGCAGACAGCGGCGCGGCGGAGTCCTTCGTCGTGAGCATAAACGCCCCTGGGGACCAGCTTGACACTCCCTCCGGTGCCCAGGTCACTCTGCGCGAGGCGGTGCGGGATGCTCCTGTGGGGGCCGTGCTGACTTCGACAGACTTCGTAGGCTCGCGTCAGTTCCTTAGCAGCGGTGAGCTGATGGTGGACAAATCACTGATCCTGGCTGGCAGCAGCGCTTTGCGCATTCAGGTGGGCCACCCAGAAAGCCGTGCCATCCATGTCCTGCCGGGTGTCTGCTTCCACCTTTCACGGGTGGACTTTCAGGGGGCACCCGCGTTAAACAGCGATGGCATTGCCATCGGCTTCAGCGCTGGTTTGGGCGCGGTGGAGAATGGCAAGGGCGGGGCTATCCTGAACCAGGGCACGCTATCACTGGCGGACTGCACGCTCAGCCTGAATGGAGCCAGCCAGGGCGGTGCCATCGCCAACGGCATGGCCGCCACCCCGAGTCGGCTGACGCTGAAACGCTGCACATTGAGTGGTAACCAAGCCAGTACCCAAGGTGGAGCCATCTACAACAGCACCGCTGGTGGTGGCGCGGCCACGGTGGAACTGGAAAACTGCCTCATCTTTAGCAATGCCTCCCTCCGGCATGGCGGTGCGCTTGCTAACTCCAGTGGCAACGGCCCCGCCACCCTCGCCGCCCTGCACTGCACGGTGATGAACAACACCGCAGCCAGCAGCGGCGGCGGTTTGTATAACAATCAGGGCATGGGTGCGGCGATCACCACGCTCACTTCCACCATCGTCGCGGGCAATACCGCCCCCACCGGACCCGATGTGCAGCGCGCCTCCGGCACCTTTACGAGCAATGGCACCAACCTCATCGGCATCGGTGATGCGGGCGGTGTCACCTGGGCCGGCTCCGACCTCACAGGCACCGCTGCCAGCCCTTTGTCGCCGCAGGTCAATCTGGCGACCAACACCTTCTTTCCTCTGCCAGGCAGCCCGGTGCTGGATGCCGCTGGGGCCACCACGGTCATCCTGGACCGCAACCGCCAGCCGCGTGTGGTGGATGGCAACTTCACCGGCGGCGCACAGCCGGACATGGGGGCTGTGGAAGCCCCCGCGGTTCTGGTCACGACCGCTGCGGATGAACTGGACACTCCTGCCGGGGCCAATGTCTCCCTGCGTGAGGCCCTGCGGGATGCGGCCAGCGGCTCCATCATCCGCATCGGTGACGCCCTCAATGGCCAGACGCTGACCTTGAACCCCTCCCTGGGGCAGATGGGCAATAACGGCAACTCCCTATACCTGGATGCTGGTCATCTCGCCGCTGGTTTCACCCTCGATGCCGCAGGTGCCAGCCGGATATTCCAGTTCGCCAACGGCGCGGCCGAGGTTCGCCTGCGTGGACTTACTCTGAAAGGCGGCAAGGTCACTGGCAATGGCGGGGCCATTCTCAATGGTGCCCGTCTCAGCCTGGAAAACTGCTGGTTCACTGGCAACAGTGTCACTGGCAACGGCGGTGCGGTGTCCATGGGCACCGCAGGCGGCAACGTCGTCATGCAGGGTTGCACCTTCACGGACAACACCGCCACCTTCCGCGGTGGTGCGGTGTGCTATGAGAGCGGCTTTCTCCAGCAGCAGGTCATCCAATGTACCTTCTCCGGCAATCGCGCCGGGTCGCGCGGCGGCGGCCTGTATGACGCCGGCGTCCAGATAAAAATCAGCCAATCCACTTTCACTGGCAACGAAGCAGCGTCCTTGCGCGGCGGCGGTGTGGTCGTGGAAAATTGTCGCGACGGCGCGACGGTGGACAACTGCATCATCGCAGGCAACCGCGCGCCCGCCAGCCCGGACTTGGTGGTGGAAAACAGCACCTTCACCCGCACGGGAGCCAATGTCATCGGCGTGGAACCCGCCACTGGTACGCCTGTTCCCGCAGGATTGCCGAACACGAATGGCGACTACGTGGGCAGCGCCGCCAGTCCGCTGAATGCCCTCGTCGCTTCCGTGGGCCTCTATGGTGGTCGCACGCCCACCTGCCCACCCATGCCTGGCAGCCCGGCGCTGGACCGCGCGGTGGGAATGACTTCCATCACCGACCAGCGTGGCCTAACACGAAGTGTGGATGGCGACTTCAATGGCAGCGCCCTGCCGGACATCGGCGCAGCAGAGTCCGTGATCGTGCGCGTGGATGTGGCGGAGGATGAACTCGATGTACCCGCAGGCGCGAATGATGTCTCCCTGCGCGAGGCCCTGCGCGATGCGCCGGAAGGAGCCATCATCGGCTTTGACCCGAACCTTTCCGGGCTGACGCTGGGTGCCAGTGGGGTGCTGGTGCCGCTGCGTTCCGTCATTATCAGCGCCAGCGGCCTGGCTGCGCCGGTGACGCTGACCCCGCAGGTCGGCAGACCCATCTTTTATCTGCCGTCACAACGGTCCCTGGGGCTCTCCCATCTGAATTTGACCGGGGCTAATGTGAGCGGGGCTAATGGAGCAGCCATCGCCAGCGATGGCAGCCTCTCCCTTAGCGACTGCAGACTGACGTCAAACATCACGAACTTTGATGGCGGAGCCGTGGCCGTGAATGATGGTTCGCTCGCAATCAACCGCTGTGTTTTTTCAGGCAACCAAGCTGACAATGGAGGCGCCATCGTCCTCCTGTCCTTTGGCCCGTCAATGAATCCACGACTCACCGTGGAGGACAGCGTGTTTCTAACAAACTTATGCCCTGGCCGCGGCGGTGCCATCAGCCATTATGCGCAGGGCGGCGGTTCCTGCCAGAGCACAGTGAGGCGCAGCCTCTTCACCGGCAACCAAGCCAATGCCGGCGGGGCCGTTCATCATTGGGCGAATGGGGGGCGGTCTGAGGTCACGCTGGAGTCTTGCACCTTCCAGGCGAACCAAGTCAGCGGCGGTGGTGGAGCGGTGTTTGCCCTTTGCGGCAGCCAAGGCACAGCTACCACCACGCTGAATCAATGCACCATCCACCAAAACTCCATGGCATCCGACGGTGCGGTGGTCTCTTTGGCTGATGCGGCTGGCAGCAGCAGCCAGATGCGGCTGAACCGATGCACCCTCGCGGGAAATACCACCACAGCCAGTGGTGGAGCCGTGACGGCGCTGGGCTTTTCTGGTGCAGCCTCGTCCATCACGCTGGATGGCTGCATCATCGCGGGAAACAGCCCCGCAGGCACCTCCCCGGAAGTCACCGTGATTGGTAGCGGCACGCTCACCAGCCTGGGTAACAATTTGATCGGCCAAGCAGACGGTGGCGGAGTCACTTGGCAGGACACAGATCTCACCGGCACCACGGCTGAGCCGCTGGACCCCATGCTGGCCCCCCTGGGCGACTACGGTGGTGCCACGCAGACCCTGCCGCCGCTGCCCGGTAGCCCGGCACGCGATCCTGAAAACGGTGCCACCACGGCACCTCTCTTCCCCCTCAATGTGGACCAGCGTGGCCAGCCGCGCCTGCAAGGGGCCAGGGTGGACATCGGCGCGGTGGAAGCGGGTGCGGCGGATGCACCGGGGACTCTCGCCTTTGCTGGGCCGGTGGTGCGGGTGAGTGAAGACGCCGGCCTCGCCTCCATCCCCGTCTATCGCACGGGCGGCAGCATCGGCACTCTCACCGTGGACTATCTGACCACCCTGCTAGGCACCGATCCAGGCTTGGCCTCCTCCGCTGATTTCATCCCTGTCAGTGACACTCTTACTTTTGCCCCCGGCCAGGCCGTGGCCAACATCCAGATTCCCATTTTCCCCGATCCTTCCTTGAAGGAGCCGCATGAAAATTTCCTTCTCACACTTTCCAATGTCACCGGCGGCGGTGCCCTGGGGGCGCAGAGTAGCACGACGGTGCGCATCCTGGACACGGTGGATGCCAGTGTGCCCTCGCTGGTGCTGACAACGCCGAAAGCCAACGCCATTTTCACCGCCGCGCAGGGGCCGCAGATCGCGGTGACCGGCAGCGCCAAGGATGACAAGGGCATCCAGGCCGTGCAGGTGCAGATCAATGGGGGGGCATTTGTGGATGCGGCCCTGCTGCCCACCGTGCCGGGCATCAACCCTACCTTCTCCCTGGGCGTGACTGCCATTCCTGGTGTGAACCAACTTGTGGTTAGGTCGGTGGATGAAAGAGGGAAGGTATCCGCCCTGACGAAGCGCAGCTTCACCTACCGCGTCACCAGTGTGCTGACGGTGAATATCCCGGCTACTTTCGATGCCGAGACGAACACAAATTTGGTTAGGGGAGCTGTGGCCCTGCCTGCCTCCGTGGACAAGGCCGTGGCGAATACCTATTACGTGGGCCTGCCGATCAAGCTCACGGCCAAGGCACTTCCTGGTTATGCATTTTCTCATTGGTCCGTGAATAAGGCCGGCACGGGATGGTCGGAATTCAATTCGCATCTCCCTTCCTACACCTTCATCATGCAGCCGGGCCTGACGGTGACGGCCCAGTTCACCAAGAACTTTTTCACGCCTGAAATCACGGGCACGTACAGTGGGTTGATCCTGCCCTCGACTGTGTCTCCCGCCCCGGCAGGCACGCTGCCGGGCAATGCCAATACCGGCCTATTCACCCTCACACTCAGCAGCACTGGGGCGATGAGTGGCACGCTGAAAGTGGATGGCGCAAGCCTGCCCTTCAAGGCCCTCATGACCCATGGCGGAGCCGTTCGCTTTGGCACGGGTGCTGCAAGTAGCGACACGCTGAAAATCCTGCGCAAGGGCAAGGCGGACTTGGAACTGACGTTTGGATTGGCCAGCCGCAATCCGGCACGCATGACCGGCGTGCTGACGCAAAAGCAGGGGGCCGCCACCCTGGCCGTATCCAACTTCGTGGCCGACCGCGCTCACTACAGCGCGAAGAGCAAAGTCCCCACCGCCCTCGTCAGCGGTGCCAGCCAGCGGTTCAATCTCACCTTTCCCGCCGTGCCGCAGGGCGCGCTGACGGCGGCGGACTATCCGCCGGGAACGGGCATCGGCTCGATGATCCTTAGTTCCAGCGGCAGCGTGAAGTTTGCCGGGACCCTGGCGGACAACACGCCCTTCATCGCCAGCGCGGCCCTTTCGGCCTACCATCAGGCCCCGCTCTTTGTCTCCCTCTATGCCAACAAAGGCCATCTCGCGGGCCCGGTGACCCTCGTGCCGGTGAGCAATCCTGGTTATGACACCTTTGGGGTGAACTATCTGTGGAACCGCCCTGCGCAACTGCCTAACAAAATGCAGTGGTACCCGGACGGCTGGCCCGGCGGCATCAATCTGGACATGGTGGGGGCCCGGTACAGCGTGCCCGCCGCGAGTGAAAATACCAGCGTCATCCCGGAGCTGGGTCCCATTGATCTAACCAACAGCATCGGCAATGCCACGCTCACCTTCATGGATGGGCTGCTGGCTGCCCCGCTGATGTTCCCGGTCAACATCAGCCCGAAAAACGTCGTCACTCCGCTGCCGCTGAAGACCAAGAATTTTTCCATGAAGCTGGTGCCTGCCACGGGTGAGATCAGCGGCAGCTTCCTGCATACAGATGGCAAGCTGCCCGCCTACAAGGCCACGACTCTGCAAAAAGCTGGAGATTACCAGGGCACCTTCGGCTACTTCCTGAGTGCCCCGACCAAGCCCATCAATGGCATGGGGCAGGGCGGGGCGGTGATGCTGCTGCCGGTGGCGGGGCCTTAG